From Anopheles coluzzii chromosome 3, AcolN3, whole genome shotgun sequence, the proteins below share one genomic window:
- the LOC120956724 gene encoding spondin-1 isoform X2, translating to MRSIRRRSPCRLLTSAFVLLPLLLLLLDGTQLARALRCDRSPEGSGANKSPADGRFRLRISGNPEKYVPGESYTISLVGIRSMQVPHKFSGFFLAAEKDFSLVRGDAAPSGVHNVGTFQLSGDALTKFSERCPNAVTQTNSLPKSEIQVNWVAPPAGSGCIAIRATVVEHRDVWYMDDGPLSKIFCEDEADSVDTQPPVLKECCACDEAKYELTFEGLWSRHTHPKDFPSNGWLTRFSDVIGASHTVDYRFWEYGQVASEGLKQVAEHGSTRMLESELKNQSDKIRTIIKARGISYPNVTGKTFAVFRVDSNHHLVSIVSMLDPSPDWIVGVSGLELCLTNCSWIENKILNLYPWDAGTDSGPTYISPDQPTNPPEVIRRIKSNYPNDPRSPFYDPSGTEMKPLARIYLSRQRLYEKNCDADNEEENETKQACETESWSDWTDCSSRCGKGKQTRRRIYKHPMKAKQAECKKKLFDRRPCVGTDRDCDYNSQEIEEAYQSDPECEVTEWGPWSECSSPCGKGNKTRSRKYKKKGARKKCERLPNPPMLQQTVPCDEDCGGDISQPVLSSDINPKCKMTQWSEWSPCSVTCGLGRKMRTRMPINKSMRTHHKRFVNYYMTRRRMTALDEDEDSEEEDMGDDNDLHITDQNDPCYGVETVEEVTCGHDLPPCDGLYGVPELCFLEPKPGNCRDSQTRWYFDSDKNDCSILFFTGCGGNNNNFMSREDCLDTCSKDRKFTNIPIRDQISTNSAGGGSDYGSDLKQDCKTSHWKRGPCNATCGEGFRVKSRTILVHPSNGGQRCPRKLRKVERCFVHCDSSRHDTNPSWGPSTRYEPEPIECEYSAWSAWSPCSKTCGDYAVQQRTRYVLNPENARFCPHRLEERKCDIMPCLLGK from the exons TAAGTCTCGTCGGCATCCGGTCGATGCAGGTACCGCACAAGTTTTCCGGCTTCTTCCTCGCGGCCGAGAAGGACTTTTCGCTGGTGCGCGGTGACGCAGCGCCGTCGGGCGTGCACAACGTTGGCACCTTCCAGCTGTCGGGCGATGCGCTGACCAAGTTCAGCGAGCGCTGCCCGAACGCGGTCACCCAGACGAACTCGCTGCCGAAGAGCGAAATCCAGGTGAACTGGGTGGCGCCGCCGGCCGGCAGCGGTTGCATCGCGATTCGCGCGACGGTCGTAGAGCACCGGGACGTCTGGTACATGGACGATGGGCCGCTGAGCAAGATTTTCTGCGAGGACGAGGCCGACTCGGTCGACACGCAGCCGCCGGTGCTGAAGGAATGTTGCGCCTGCGACGAGGCCAAGTACGAGCTGACGTTCGAGGGGCTCTGGTCGAGACACACGCATCCGAAGGACTTCCCGTCGAACGGGTGGCTGACGCGGTTCAGCGACGTTATCGGCGCATCGCACACGGTCGACTATCGGTTCTGGGAGTATGGGCAGGTGGCGAGCGAAGGGTTGAAGCAGGTGGCGGAGCACGGTTCCACCCGGATGCTGGAGAGTGAGCTTAAAAATCAG AGCGATAAGATCCGCACCATTATCAAAGCGCGCGGTATCTCCTACCCCAACGTGACCGGGAAAACGTTTGCCGTGTTCCGTGTCGACTCGAATCACCATCTGGTGTCGATTGTATCGATGCTGGACCCCTCCCCCGACTGGATCGTCGGTGTGTCCGGGCTCGAGCTGTGTCTTACCAACTGCTCCTGGATCGAGAACAAAATCCTCAATCTGTACCCGTGGGACGCCGGCACCGACAGTGGCCCGACGTACATCTCGCCCGACCAGCCGACCAATCCACCGGAAGTGATCCGACGCATCAAGTCCAACTACCCGAACGATCCGCGCTCGCCGTTCTACGATCCATCCGGGACGGAGATGAAACCGCTCGCCCGTATCTATCTGTCCCGCCAGCGGCTGTACGAGAAGAACTGTGACGCGGATAATGAAGAGGAGAACGAAACGAAGCAGGCCTGTGAAACGGAATCGTGGTCCGATTGGACGGATTGCAGTTCGCGCTGCGGAAAGGGCAAGCAGACGCGTCGCCGCATCTACAAGCATCCGATGAAGGCGAAGCAGGCAGAGTGCAAGAAGAAACTGTTCGACAGGCGTCCGTGCGTCGGTACGGATCGCGATTGCGACTACAACAGTCAGGAGATTGAGGAAGCGTACCAGAGCGACCCGGAGTGTGAGGTGACCGAGTGGGGCCCGTGGAGTGAGTGCAGCTCGCCGTGCGGCAAGGGCAACAAGACACGCTCCCGGAAGTACAAGAAGAAGGGCGCTCGGAAGAAGTGTGAACGGCTACCGAACCCGCCAATGCTGCAGCAGACCGTGCCGTGCGATGAGGACTGTGGAGGTGACATTTCGCAACCTGTCCTGAGCTCGGAT ATCAATCCCAAGTGCAAAATGACGCAGTGGTCCGAGTGGAGTCCGTGCAGTGTGACGTGTGGGTTGGGCCGTAAAATGCGTACCCGCATGCCCATCAACAAGAGCATGCGGACGCACCACAAGCGGTTCGTGAACTACTACATGACGCGCCGGCGGATGACGGCATTGGATGAGGACGAGGACAGCGAGGAGGAGGATATGGGTGATGACAACGATCTGCACATTACCGACCAGAACGATCCGTGCTACGGGGTGGAGACGGTGGAGGAAGTTACTTGCGGCCATGATTTGCCCCCGTGCGATGGACTCTATGGAGTGCCAG AACTCTGTTTCCTGGAACCGAAACCGGGCAATTGTCGTGACTCCCAGACACGCTGGTACTTCGATAGCGATAAGAACGACTGCTCGATCCTTTTCTTCACTGGATGCggtggcaacaacaacaactttaTGTCCCGCGAGGACTGTTTGGATACGTGCAGTAAAG ATCGTAAATTTACCAACATTCCGATACGGGACCAGATCAGCACGAACAGTGCGGGCGGTGGTTCCGACTACGGCTCGGACCTGAAGCAGGACTGCAAGACGTCACACTGGAAGCGGGGCCCGTGCAACGCGACCTGCGGCGAAGGCTTCCGCGTGAAGAGTCGCACAATTCTG GTGCATCCGTCGAACGGTGGCCAGCGATGTCCGCGGAAGCTGCGCAAGGTCGAGCGGTGCTTCGTGCACTGCGACTCATCCCGCCACGACACGAATCCCTCGTGGGGCCCCAGCACCCGCTACGAGCCGGAACCGATTGAGTGCGAGTACTCGGCCTGGTCCGCGTGGTCACCGTGCAGCAAGACCTGCGGCGACTATGCCGTGCAGCAGCGCACCCGCTACGTGCTCAATCCCGAGAACGCTCGGTTCTGTCCGCACCGGCTCGAGGAGCGGAAATGTGATATCATGCCTTGCCTGTTGGGCAAATAG